Proteins encoded in a region of the Zunongwangia endophytica genome:
- the metK gene encoding methionine adenosyltransferase: protein MAYLFTSESVSEGHPDKIADQISDTLLDNFLAFDEESKVACETLVTTGQVVLAGEVRSNTYLDVQQIARDVINDIGYTKGEYQFSGDSCGVISLIHEQSPDISQGVDRETKEEQGAGDQGMMFGYATTETENYMPLALDISHKMMVELAKLRRENKDITYLRPDAKSQVTIEYSDDNIPQRIVAIVLSTQHDQFMEDDEEMLDKIKNDIIEILMPRVIEQLPEYVQKLFNDDITYHINPTGKFVIGGPHGDAGLTGRKIIVDTYGGKGAHGGGAFSGKDPSKVDRSAAYASRHIAKNLVAAGVADEVLVQVSYAIGVVEPTSISVDTYGTSKVEMSNGEIAKKVREIFDMRPFAIEERLNLRNPIYRETAAYGHMGKESRTVTKIFKSPYSGEVKKEVELFTWEKLDYVDKVKEAFEL, encoded by the coding sequence ATGGCTTATTTATTTACTTCAGAAAGTGTTTCTGAAGGACACCCAGATAAGATTGCAGATCAGATTAGCGATACCTTATTAGATAATTTCCTGGCTTTTGATGAAGAATCTAAAGTAGCCTGCGAAACTCTAGTTACTACAGGACAAGTAGTTTTAGCAGGTGAAGTGCGTTCGAATACTTATTTAGACGTTCAGCAAATTGCTAGAGATGTTATTAATGATATTGGTTACACCAAAGGTGAATATCAATTTAGTGGTGATTCTTGCGGAGTCATTTCTTTAATCCACGAGCAGTCTCCAGATATCAGCCAGGGTGTAGATCGTGAGACTAAAGAAGAGCAAGGTGCAGGTGACCAGGGAATGATGTTTGGCTATGCTACTACAGAAACTGAGAACTACATGCCACTTGCGCTCGATATTTCTCACAAAATGATGGTCGAGCTCGCTAAGCTTAGACGTGAAAATAAAGATATCACCTATTTAAGACCTGATGCTAAAAGTCAGGTTACCATTGAATATAGTGATGATAATATTCCACAACGAATCGTAGCTATCGTTTTATCTACTCAGCATGACCAATTTATGGAAGATGATGAGGAAATGTTGGATAAGATCAAAAACGATATTATCGAAATTTTGATGCCTCGTGTTATCGAGCAATTACCTGAGTATGTTCAGAAATTATTTAATGATGATATTACTTATCACATTAATCCAACCGGGAAATTTGTAATTGGCGGCCCGCATGGAGATGCCGGACTTACCGGAAGAAAAATTATTGTAGATACTTATGGTGGTAAAGGTGCTCACGGTGGTGGTGCTTTCTCAGGAAAAGATCCTAGTAAAGTAGACCGCTCTGCTGCTTACGCCTCTAGACATATTGCTAAAAACTTAGTTGCAGCCGGCGTTGCAGATGAAGTTTTGGTTCAGGTTTCTTACGCCATTGGTGTGGTAGAACCTACCTCGATTTCAGTAGATACTTATGGTACTTCTAAAGTTGAAATGAGTAATGGTGAGATTGCTAAAAAAGTAAGAGAGATTTTTGATATGCGCCCATTTGCGATAGAAGAGCGCTTAAATCTTAGAAATCCTATTTATCGTGAAACTGCAGCTTACGGTCATATGGGAAAAGAATCGAGAACGGTTACAAAAATTTTCAAAAGTCCGTATAGCGGAGAAGTTAAAAAAGAGGTAGAATTATTTACTTGGGAAAAACTGGATTATGTTGACAAGGTAAAAGAAGCCTTCGAGTTGTAA
- a CDS encoding 2-hydroxyacid dehydrogenase, whose translation MSVLVVAPGRDVSKWVENLKGQHPGMNVYTYPEDHDTEEVEFAISWKHPRGLFKNYPNLKVVASMGAGVDHITSDPEFPEGVKITRVVDEQLTSDLSEFVLALVMNHTRHLSAYKHQEKDHNWNVMKYCRNSDMKIGVMGMGVIGTATAKLLAKNNFQVSGWSRTEKDCQDIKSYSGDNSLDDFLSNSEVLICLLPLTDETNGILNKELFEKLPKGAYIINVGRGEHLEENDLIEMIDNGHLAGASLDVFKEEPLPEDHAFWEQKRISITPHTASLTEAESVIPQIVENYKRFKDDEELKNVVEQDRGY comes from the coding sequence ATGTCAGTATTAGTTGTAGCCCCAGGAAGAGATGTATCTAAATGGGTAGAAAATTTAAAAGGTCAGCATCCGGGAATGAATGTATATACCTATCCGGAAGATCATGATACCGAAGAAGTAGAATTTGCAATTTCTTGGAAGCATCCTCGTGGACTCTTCAAAAATTATCCTAATTTAAAAGTAGTTGCTTCTATGGGGGCCGGTGTAGATCATATTACCTCTGATCCAGAATTTCCTGAAGGCGTTAAAATAACACGAGTTGTCGATGAGCAATTAACCAGCGATTTAAGTGAGTTTGTTCTTGCTTTGGTTATGAATCACACACGTCACCTTTCAGCATATAAACACCAGGAAAAAGATCACAACTGGAATGTGATGAAGTATTGCCGTAACAGCGATATGAAAATTGGAGTTATGGGAATGGGCGTGATTGGTACCGCCACTGCGAAACTGTTAGCAAAAAATAACTTTCAGGTTTCAGGATGGTCGCGTACAGAAAAAGACTGCCAGGACATCAAATCTTACTCTGGAGATAACAGTTTAGACGACTTTTTAAGTAATTCTGAAGTTCTTATTTGCCTACTTCCTTTAACCGATGAGACTAACGGAATTTTAAATAAAGAATTATTCGAGAAACTTCCTAAAGGGGCGTATATCATAAATGTAGGTCGTGGAGAACATTTAGAAGAGAACGATCTAATCGAAATGATTGATAATGGTCATCTTGCAGGTGCATCTTTAGATGTTTTTAAAGAAGAACCTTTACCAGAAGATCATGCTTTTTGGGAACAAAAGAGAATCAGTATAACTCCGCACACCGCAAGTTTAACGGAAGCAGAATCTGTAATTCCTCAAATCGTGGAAAATTACAAAAGATTTAAAGATGATGAAGAGTTGAAAAACGTGGTAGAACAAGACCGTGGTTATTAA
- a CDS encoding trans-sulfuration enzyme family protein, translating into MSTPHFETEAIRTQIERSQHLEHSAPLYLTSSYIFEDAEDMRASFSEEKERNIYSRFSNPNTSEFVEKICKMEGAEGGYAFATGMSAVFSSLAALLNAGDHIISSRSVFGSTHSLFTKFFPKWNISHSYFKVNEVDKIESLIEPETKIIFAETPTNPGVDIIDLEVLSEIAKKHNLILVIDNCFATPYIQNPIKYGAHLVIHSATKMMDGQGRVLGGVTVGKADLIREIYLFSRNTGPALSPFNAWVLSKSLETLAVRLEKHSENALKLAEFLESDPNVKYVKYPFLKSHPQYDIAKKQMRLGGNIISFEIKGGIDAGRKFINSVKMCSRSANLGDTRSIVTHPASTTHSKLSEEDRLEVGITDGLIRVSAGLEHIDDIIADIKQALV; encoded by the coding sequence ATGTCAACCCCACATTTTGAAACCGAAGCGATACGAACTCAAATAGAACGTTCACAACATTTAGAACATTCAGCACCTTTATACTTAACCTCAAGTTATATTTTTGAAGATGCTGAAGATATGCGAGCTTCATTTTCTGAAGAAAAAGAGCGTAATATTTACAGCCGATTTTCAAACCCAAATACATCAGAGTTTGTAGAGAAAATTTGCAAGATGGAAGGGGCAGAAGGGGGGTATGCTTTTGCAACCGGAATGAGTGCGGTTTTTTCTTCCTTAGCAGCTTTGTTAAATGCCGGGGATCATATCATTTCTTCCAGATCGGTTTTTGGAAGTACACATTCGTTGTTCACAAAGTTTTTTCCGAAGTGGAACATTTCGCATAGCTACTTTAAAGTAAATGAAGTTGATAAAATTGAAAGCTTAATTGAGCCGGAGACCAAAATCATTTTTGCAGAAACGCCTACCAATCCCGGAGTCGATATTATAGATCTTGAAGTATTATCTGAAATTGCTAAAAAACATAACTTGATTTTAGTGATCGATAATTGCTTTGCGACGCCTTACATTCAAAATCCAATTAAATATGGCGCGCATTTGGTGATCCATTCGGCTACCAAAATGATGGATGGACAAGGTAGAGTATTAGGTGGCGTTACGGTGGGAAAAGCTGATTTGATTCGAGAGATATATTTATTTTCTAGAAACACCGGTCCGGCTTTGAGTCCGTTTAACGCGTGGGTGCTTTCTAAAAGTTTAGAAACCTTGGCGGTACGTTTAGAAAAACATTCTGAAAATGCTTTAAAATTAGCTGAATTTTTAGAGTCGGATCCTAATGTTAAATATGTAAAATATCCATTCTTAAAATCACATCCTCAATATGATATTGCTAAAAAACAAATGCGTTTAGGCGGAAATATCATTTCGTTTGAAATTAAAGGAGGAATAGATGCGGGAAGAAAGTTTATAAATTCGGTAAAAATGTGTTCCAGAAGCGCTAATCTTGGCGATACAAGAAGTATAGTAACGCATCCAGCTAGTACAACCCATAGTAAACTAAGTGAAGAAGATCGACTGGAAGTGGGAATTACAGATGGTTTGATTAGAGTTTCTGCAGGTTTAGAACATATCGATGATATTATCGCCGATATTAAACAGGCCTTAGTATAA
- a CDS encoding phosphoadenosine phosphosulfate reductase family protein has translation MKRYTEKELKILNQQLKGISPEEIIQWVILNSKRPVVTTNFRPYEVAILHAVSKIKSDVQVVWCDTGYNTPQTYKHAKQVIDTLDLNVKVYMPKQTAAYRDAMFNGIPQVDSSDHDEFTRQVKLEPFQRAMREQQPDIWFTNLRKGQTAFRNSIDILSYSKDGLLKVSPFYHWSDEKLDLYLEEHDLPNEHKYFDPTKVLSNRECGLHA, from the coding sequence ATGAAAAGGTATACAGAGAAAGAACTAAAAATCCTTAATCAGCAACTAAAAGGTATAAGCCCTGAAGAAATTATCCAATGGGTAATTCTTAATAGCAAGCGCCCGGTAGTGACAACTAATTTTAGACCTTACGAGGTAGCGATATTGCATGCTGTTTCCAAAATTAAATCTGATGTTCAGGTGGTTTGGTGTGATACGGGTTATAACACGCCTCAAACATATAAACACGCTAAACAGGTAATTGATACTTTAGATCTTAATGTGAAGGTTTATATGCCAAAGCAAACTGCTGCTTATCGAGATGCAATGTTCAACGGTATACCACAAGTAGATAGTTCAGATCATGATGAATTTACTCGCCAGGTGAAATTAGAGCCTTTCCAAAGAGCTATGCGAGAACAGCAGCCAGATATTTGGTTTACAAATCTTAGAAAAGGACAAACTGCTTTTCGTAATAGTATAGATATTCTTAGCTATAGTAAAGATGGTCTTTTAAAGGTAAGTCCGTTTTATCACTGGAGCGACGAAAAACTAGATCTTTACTTAGAAGAACACGACTTACCGAATGAACATAAATATTTTGATCCTACAAAAGTGTTATCTAACAGAGAATGTGGGCTTCACGCTTAA
- a CDS encoding RrF2 family transcriptional regulator, producing MLSKKTKYGIKALTFIARQPDRNPVQTSEIAKSENISQKFLESILLILRKSGFLGSKKGKGGGYYLIKEPEDIKMTAVIRVLEGPIAMVPCVSLNYYEKCDDCPDEKTCAVHKLMIQVRDSTLNVFGENTLADLAL from the coding sequence ATGCTTTCAAAGAAAACGAAATACGGAATAAAGGCGCTTACCTTTATTGCAAGGCAGCCAGACAGGAATCCGGTGCAGACTTCAGAAATTGCGAAGAGTGAAAATATCTCTCAAAAGTTTCTGGAAAGTATTCTTTTGATACTTCGGAAATCTGGATTTTTGGGTTCTAAAAAAGGAAAAGGTGGAGGTTATTATCTAATCAAAGAACCCGAGGATATTAAAATGACCGCAGTTATTAGAGTCTTAGAAGGTCCCATTGCCATGGTTCCTTGCGTAAGTCTAAATTACTACGAAAAATGTGATGATTGCCCAGACGAGAAAACCTGTGCTGTACATAAACTTATGATTCAGGTTCGTGATAGTACACTTAATGTATTTGGTGAGAATACACTAGCCGATCTGGCGTTATAG
- a CDS encoding O-acetylhomoserine aminocarboxypropyltransferase/cysteine synthase family protein: MSTNKFSTNALHAGHDVTTNGGTRAVPIYQTTSYVFKDSDEAAGRFSLAQPGYIYTRLNNPTNDILEQRLAALEGGIGAVVTASGTAAINTTLLTLLKAGDHIVASSSLYGGTYNLLSVTLPRFGITTTFVDPSDPENFGKAVKENTRVVFAESLGNPKLDVLDLKNISKQAKAHNIPFIVDNTVATPYLLKPIEFGANIVIESLTKYISGNGTSLGGAIIDAGTFDWASGKFPEFTEPSAGYHGLVYHEALGNAAFIAKARVEGLRDHGAALSPFNAFQIIQGLETLKIRIKQHSENALALAEWLQEQEAVSWVNYPGLSTSPYYELAKEYLPEGQSGIVTFGVKGGYESAKIIANETKLFSLLANIGDTKSLIIHPASTTHQQLDEKAQNDAGVKQDLIRLSVGLEDIADLKADLLNVFSTIK; the protein is encoded by the coding sequence ATGAGTACTAATAAATTTTCTACAAACGCTTTACATGCCGGTCACGATGTAACTACTAACGGAGGGACAAGAGCAGTACCTATTTATCAAACTACGTCTTATGTCTTTAAAGATTCTGATGAGGCAGCCGGTAGATTTTCTTTGGCGCAACCGGGATATATTTATACACGTTTAAATAATCCGACCAACGATATTTTAGAACAAAGACTTGCCGCTTTAGAAGGTGGAATTGGCGCGGTAGTAACCGCATCGGGAACAGCTGCAATTAATACTACTTTACTAACATTATTAAAAGCTGGTGATCATATAGTGGCTTCCAGTAGTTTATATGGCGGAACCTATAATTTATTAAGTGTAACCTTACCAAGATTTGGTATTACCACAACTTTTGTAGATCCGTCAGATCCCGAGAATTTTGGGAAAGCCGTTAAAGAGAATACCAGGGTTGTTTTTGCGGAGTCGCTTGGGAACCCCAAATTAGATGTTTTAGACCTAAAAAATATTTCTAAGCAAGCTAAAGCACATAACATTCCATTTATTGTAGATAATACTGTAGCCACGCCTTATTTACTTAAGCCGATTGAGTTTGGCGCTAATATCGTAATAGAATCTCTAACTAAATATATAAGTGGTAATGGAACTTCTCTTGGAGGCGCTATAATCGATGCAGGTACTTTTGATTGGGCCAGTGGTAAGTTTCCTGAATTTACAGAGCCTTCAGCCGGTTATCATGGTTTAGTTTATCATGAAGCATTAGGAAACGCTGCCTTTATAGCAAAAGCTCGTGTAGAAGGCTTGCGAGATCACGGTGCAGCATTGAGTCCTTTTAATGCTTTTCAAATAATCCAGGGACTGGAAACCTTGAAAATTAGAATAAAGCAACATAGTGAAAATGCATTGGCGTTGGCAGAATGGTTACAAGAACAGGAAGCGGTAAGCTGGGTTAATTATCCTGGTTTATCAACTAGCCCATATTATGAGTTAGCAAAAGAATATTTGCCGGAAGGTCAAAGCGGGATTGTAACATTCGGCGTAAAAGGCGGTTACGAGTCTGCTAAAATAATAGCTAACGAAACAAAATTGTTCTCTTTATTGGCCAATATTGGAGATACAAAATCACTAATTATTCATCCTGCAAGCACAACTCATCAACAACTAGACGAAAAAGCTCAAAATGATGCCGGTGTTAAGCAGGATTTAATACGTCTATCTGTAGGTCTGGAAGATATAGCCGATTTAAAAGCCGATCTATTAAACGTATTTTCAACAATAAAATAA
- the cobA gene encoding uroporphyrinogen-III C-methyltransferase — protein MYNLPKLSVVGAGPGDPELITLKALNALKSAKVVLYDALINRELLEYAPQAEHVYVGKRKNKHRYSQDEINDLIVDYALDRGHVVRLKGGDPFIFGRGSEEINYAKSKGLDTAVISGITSSISVPANVGIPLTQRGTSESFWVITGTTSARKLSNDVYLAAQSTATVVILMGMSKLAEIVKIFSEFGKEDTPVGIIQNGTTINEQSGFGTIKTIEKVVAEKELTAPSIIVIGEVVKESHQLPKELSASSGFSASAYSKFLKIGAA, from the coding sequence ATGTATAATTTACCTAAACTAAGTGTTGTAGGCGCAGGTCCTGGTGATCCTGAGTTAATTACGTTAAAAGCGTTAAATGCATTAAAATCTGCGAAAGTGGTGTTATACGATGCACTTATCAATAGAGAGTTGTTAGAATATGCACCTCAGGCGGAACATGTGTATGTGGGGAAACGTAAAAACAAACATCGCTATTCGCAAGATGAAATCAACGATTTAATTGTGGATTATGCCTTAGATCGTGGCCACGTGGTAAGATTAAAGGGAGGCGATCCTTTTATTTTTGGAAGAGGTTCTGAAGAGATTAATTATGCCAAAAGTAAAGGTTTAGATACGGCGGTAATTTCAGGAATAACATCTTCGATCTCAGTGCCGGCTAATGTAGGTATTCCATTAACTCAACGTGGAACTTCAGAAAGTTTTTGGGTAATTACGGGAACAACTTCGGCTAGAAAATTATCGAATGATGTCTATTTGGCTGCACAATCTACAGCAACGGTTGTGATCCTGATGGGAATGAGTAAGCTTGCTGAAATTGTAAAGATTTTTAGCGAATTTGGAAAAGAAGATACACCAGTTGGGATTATTCAAAACGGAACCACTATCAATGAGCAATCGGGTTTTGGAACCATTAAAACCATAGAAAAAGTAGTCGCTGAAAAAGAACTTACAGCGCCTTCAATAATTGTAATTGGTGAAGTTGTAAAGGAAAGTCATCAATTACCAAAAGAATTAAGTGCATCTAGCGGATTTTCTGCTTCAGCATATTCAAAATTCTTAAAAATTGGAGCAGCCTAA
- a CDS encoding acyl-CoA dehydrogenase family protein yields MSFFKKVRNTVNLLKSVDMDQLAKINKQIDLSEAMKALGTLDERQLAGLMKMLKTKRHKSQSDLPPIDGDFYNLDYKLTKEQRELQMKVRNLMEDEIRPLINDHWNRAKFPFEIIEKFKKLNIAGIPYEGYGCPNLPFLMEGIIAQEIARVDVSTSTFFGVHSGLAMGSIYLCGSEEQKQKWLPQMQKLEKIGAFGLTEPNVGSGVAGGLETTCKFDGEHWILNGQKKWIGNATFADVIIIWARDEESNQVKGFLVEKDNPGFKAEKMEDKMALRIVQNALITLTDCKIAESDRLQNANSFKDTANVLRMTRAGVAWQAVGCARGAYESALKYTRKREQFGRPIASYQLIQNHLVEMVSNLTAMQTLCFRLSEMQDADMLTDEHASLAKVYCSMRMRDVVSRAREVMGGNGILLEHDVARFVADAEAIYSYEGTKEINSLIVGRAITGYSAFVS; encoded by the coding sequence ATGTCCTTTTTTAAAAAAGTAAGAAACACGGTAAACCTGTTAAAGTCGGTTGATATGGATCAGCTGGCAAAAATTAATAAGCAAATCGATTTGTCCGAAGCGATGAAAGCTTTAGGTACATTAGATGAACGACAGCTTGCCGGACTCATGAAAATGTTAAAAACCAAGCGTCACAAATCACAGAGTGACCTTCCTCCTATCGATGGCGATTTTTATAATCTGGATTATAAACTTACCAAAGAACAGCGCGAACTTCAAATGAAAGTTCGTAATCTAATGGAAGATGAAATTCGACCGCTGATTAATGACCACTGGAATCGTGCAAAGTTTCCTTTTGAAATAATTGAAAAATTCAAGAAACTAAATATTGCCGGTATTCCATACGAGGGTTATGGTTGCCCTAATCTTCCGTTTTTAATGGAAGGAATTATCGCGCAGGAAATTGCAAGAGTCGATGTTTCTACTTCAACCTTTTTTGGTGTTCATAGTGGGTTAGCAATGGGATCTATCTATTTATGCGGAAGTGAGGAGCAAAAGCAAAAATGGCTTCCGCAGATGCAAAAACTAGAAAAAATTGGCGCCTTTGGATTAACAGAGCCCAATGTAGGATCTGGCGTTGCCGGAGGTTTAGAAACCACTTGTAAATTCGATGGAGAACATTGGATTTTAAACGGACAAAAAAAATGGATTGGTAATGCCACATTTGCCGATGTAATTATCATTTGGGCACGAGATGAAGAAAGCAATCAGGTAAAAGGATTTCTAGTAGAAAAAGACAATCCCGGCTTTAAAGCTGAAAAGATGGAAGATAAAATGGCATTGCGTATTGTACAAAATGCCCTTATCACGCTTACCGATTGTAAGATTGCAGAAAGTGATCGATTACAAAATGCAAATTCGTTTAAAGACACTGCTAACGTCTTAAGAATGACGCGTGCCGGTGTTGCCTGGCAAGCGGTTGGTTGTGCTCGTGGTGCTTATGAAAGTGCTTTAAAGTACACTAGAAAGAGAGAACAATTTGGTCGTCCTATTGCTTCGTATCAGTTAATACAAAATCATCTGGTAGAAATGGTTTCTAACCTTACTGCCATGCAAACCTTATGTTTTAGACTTTCAGAAATGCAGGACGCAGATATGCTTACCGATGAGCATGCTTCTTTAGCTAAAGTCTATTGTAGTATGCGTATGCGCGATGTAGTAAGTCGTGCTCGTGAAGTGATGGGCGGTAACGGGATTTTACTTGAACATGATGTGGCTCGTTTTGTAGCCGATGCCGAAGCTATTTACAGTTACGAGGGCACAAAAGAGATCAATTCTTTAATTGTTGGTAGAGCAATTACCGGTTACAGTGCTTTTGTTAGCTAA
- a CDS encoding HEPN domain-containing protein encodes MQSFRTEIENPVVEKDIIDLEKKIRLFREGKADEEKFRSLRLARGVYGQRQAGVQMVRIKLPFGKVTSEQLHRIADVSDEYSTGRLHITTRQDIQIHFVSLDRTPELWAQLEKDDITLREACGNTVRNITASPTAGIDVDEPFDVSPYADAAFRFFLRNPICQEMGRKFKIAFSATDEDTALSYIHDLGFIPKLKDGKRGFKVMLGGGLGSQPRHADKLYDFIEAEKIIPLIESVLRVFDRHGERAKRLKARMKFLIKDIGLDAFLELVDEQKKALSTKQPEFHIEKFEAAPTLQEVEIPSVEIEDQKDFDVWRNTNVIPQKQQGLFAIGIRVPLGDFYTGGARKLADLIKKYAGNEIRLSLRQDILIRHVREPFLAFFYTELKKLGYAETGYNKTVDITACPGTDTCNLGIASSTGIADVLEDVLKEEYPQFINGKDITIKISGCMNACGQHNMAEIGFQGMSIKSGKAVAPALQVLLGGGVLGNGEGRFADKVVKVPSKRGPEALRVLLNDFDTNAEAEEKFINYYDRQGKTYFYDLLKELADTSNLSENDFIDWGHEKPYIKAVGVGECAGVVIDLIATLLFESEEKIYNAQSALDRKDWADGIYHSYTSIVNSAKALLLADDVKTNTQAGIIAQFDELFVETGKIELSTSFKEFTYQLNEHEPTEKFANKYIEDARLFLKRVDTYRTKEVQDV; translated from the coding sequence ATGCAAAGTTTTAGAACCGAAATTGAAAATCCTGTTGTCGAAAAAGACATCATCGATTTAGAAAAAAAGATTCGCCTGTTCCGTGAAGGAAAAGCAGACGAAGAGAAATTCCGAAGCCTGCGACTAGCACGTGGAGTTTACGGGCAAAGGCAGGCCGGTGTACAAATGGTTCGTATAAAACTGCCATTTGGAAAAGTAACTTCAGAACAATTACATCGTATTGCCGATGTGTCTGATGAGTATTCTACCGGAAGATTGCATATTACTACTCGACAGGATATTCAAATTCATTTTGTAAGCTTGGATCGTACGCCAGAACTTTGGGCGCAGTTAGAGAAAGACGATATCACGCTTCGTGAAGCCTGCGGGAATACAGTAAGAAATATAACAGCTTCGCCAACGGCCGGTATCGATGTCGATGAACCTTTTGATGTTTCACCGTACGCCGATGCTGCATTTCGATTTTTTCTACGGAATCCTATTTGCCAGGAGATGGGTCGTAAATTTAAAATCGCTTTTTCTGCAACAGATGAAGATACAGCTTTAAGCTACATTCATGATCTGGGTTTTATACCGAAATTGAAAGATGGAAAACGCGGCTTTAAAGTAATGTTGGGAGGCGGGCTAGGTTCGCAGCCAAGACATGCCGATAAATTATATGATTTTATTGAAGCTGAAAAAATTATTCCGCTTATTGAATCAGTACTTCGAGTATTCGACCGCCACGGGGAACGCGCCAAGCGATTAAAAGCGAGAATGAAGTTTTTAATTAAAGATATTGGTCTGGATGCTTTCTTAGAACTGGTCGATGAACAGAAAAAAGCACTTTCCACTAAACAACCTGAATTTCATATCGAAAAGTTTGAAGCAGCTCCAACACTTCAGGAAGTTGAAATTCCTTCTGTGGAGATCGAAGATCAAAAAGATTTTGACGTGTGGAGAAATACTAATGTTATTCCGCAGAAACAACAGGGATTATTTGCAATAGGAATTCGCGTTCCTTTAGGAGACTTTTATACCGGTGGAGCTAGAAAGTTAGCCGATCTTATTAAAAAATATGCCGGTAACGAAATTCGTTTAAGCTTACGACAGGATATTTTAATTCGCCATGTTCGTGAACCATTTTTAGCTTTTTTCTATACAGAATTAAAGAAGCTGGGATATGCAGAAACGGGATACAATAAAACAGTAGATATTACCGCATGCCCTGGTACCGATACTTGTAATTTAGGAATTGCTAGTAGTACAGGGATTGCTGATGTTTTAGAAGATGTTTTAAAAGAAGAGTATCCGCAATTCATCAACGGAAAAGATATTACGATAAAAATAAGTGGTTGTATGAATGCTTGTGGACAGCATAATATGGCTGAAATTGGCTTTCAGGGAATGTCGATTAAATCTGGTAAAGCAGTAGCACCGGCATTACAAGTCTTGCTTGGCGGTGGTGTTTTAGGAAACGGGGAAGGCCGATTTGCCGACAAAGTTGTAAAAGTGCCAAGCAAACGTGGCCCGGAAGCCTTGCGTGTTTTATTAAATGATTTCGATACTAATGCAGAAGCAGAAGAGAAATTTATAAACTATTACGATCGCCAGGGGAAAACGTATTTCTACGATCTTTTAAAAGAACTGGCAGATACTTCAAATCTTAGTGAAAATGATTTTATCGATTGGGGACATGAGAAACCCTACATTAAAGCAGTAGGAGTAGGAGAATGTGCTGGAGTGGTGATCGATTTAATTGCCACTTTATTATTTGAAAGTGAAGAGAAAATCTATAATGCACAAAGTGCTTTAGATCGTAAAGATTGGGCAGATGGGATTTATCATTCTTATACTTCCATTGTAAATTCAGCAAAAGCATTATTGTTAGCCGATGATGTTAAAACAAATACGCAAGCAGGAATTATCGCTCAGTTTGACGAATTGTTTGTAGAGACCGGAAAAATAGAATTATCCACTTCTTTTAAAGAATTTACTTACCAGTTAAATGAACACGAACCAACTGAAAAGTTTGCGAATAAATATATAGAAGACGCACGTTTATTCTTAAAAAGAGTAGACACTTATAGAACGAAGGAGGTACAAGATGTATAA